The Cylindrospermum stagnale PCC 7417 genome segment GCATCCAAGCTGAGAGTCCAAATTAGTGATTGTGCTTCATAAGGATTCTGATCTAGATAGTCCGACAGACTTGAACCCGGAGGGATGGCTTGGATAAAGGAGTCTCGACGAGCTTCAGTGCTGTAATCTATCCCCAGCGTTCCTAGTGCATAAACTATCTGTATCGCTGGTGTTTTTTTGGCATTTTCTGAATTGGCATTTTCGGCACAGGTGGTACATTCAGAAGGAGCAACAGATGAAGGAACTACATTAGCTGAAGCTGGCTGTAGGTTCATCATTGGTATTGAGTAGCTGGATTCTTGCAAATTTGGTATTTGCATTACTGGCTCTGTTAGTTGGTTAATCACTTCTTGCTCAATGTTGTTAACTTCGCTTGGTTGAATCATGACTTCTTCTTGATTAGACATTTGTTGTATTCCTTCTTTTTTAATTAGGGCTTCTACCCCAGCGATATTCAGACTTCCAACTAAACAGCGTCGGCTATCTAAACTTTTTTGTAAGTTGCAAGGCAAAGCAGTCTTGAGAATGGCATCACGAATAGCGTGGGGGTCAGGCTTCTGGCCTCGTTGCAGTTGAATACTGAGCAACAAGGCAACAAGTCCTGATACAATAGGAGTTGCAAAGCTAGTACCGCTTCTGGTAGCAGTTCCACCACCTGGGATGGCACCTAAAATATTTTCCCCAGGAGCGAGGATACCTTGGGATCTGTAAACCTCACCCCAGTTGCTAAAACCGATGGGGTTTCCAGAAAAATCCATTGCACCAACTGCCAATACCGACTCCAAAGCAGCAGGAACATGGAGACAATCACAGCCATCATTGCCGGCAGCCGCTACAATCAGAACATTGTTGTCGGCACAAAGGCGGACTGCATTAGCCAGTAACTTATCTGACTCAGATGAGGCAGCTAACTGACCACCGCTAATGTTAATGACATTGGCTCCCTGCTCAACCGCTTGGGTGATGGCTCGTGCTAAGTCAATCTGAGAACAGGGGGTAACCCCACCTTGACTCCCATTTGTAAACACGGGGACAATCAGCCCACGACACCCAGGAGCAATGCCACGAATAGGGCTGCCATGTTGACCAAATATCACGCTGGTAACGTGGGTTCCATGCTGAGAAGCTGTTCCTTGGTCTGCGACACCAGAAACTAGAGTCGGTAGCCGAGTAAACTGGGCACCATCGAAGCATGGGTGAGACTGATCAACTAATCCGTCAAGAACAGCTACGCAGATGCGGGGATTGCCGAGAGATTCAGCCCAGAGGGATTGGAGTCCGGGCAAGGCTGTAATGTCACTGAAGCCAGCCACTTCTGCTGTTATCTGTGATACACCATAACCCATTGGTTTGTTGTTTGTTTTTGTGTTCTTCGTCACAATTACTATCCTGCTCGGCTTTGCAATTCAATAATTCAGTTAAATTCAGGACATTAAAAAATCAGCAAATTCAGTTAGAATCAGTTGAATTTCGTTAAATTCAGTATTCAGGAGCATAGATGCAAAAATATATAACTAAATAAAGTTGTAAGTCTCTTAAAATTCCAATGTTTGCCAAACTCAACCCCACCTATCAGCCTGGTCATAGTCTCCCGCAAAAAATCAGCAAATTCAGTTAAATTCAGTTAAATTCAGGTATTCAGGAACATAGATGCGAAAATATATAACTAAATAAAGTTGTAATTCTCTTAAAATCCCAATGTTTGCTAAACTCAACGCTACCTATCAGCCAGGTGGTAGTCTTCCACCTGATGCACCTACTTATGTAGTGCGACAGGCGGACACAGAACTTTACAAAGGATTACTCGCTGGGGATTATTGCTATGTTCTCAACGCTAGGCAAATGGGGAAGTCTAGCTTGCGAGTGCGGACAATGGATAAGTTGCAAACTCAAGGATTTACCTGTGCAGAGATTGAATTAAGCGGCATTGGTAGCCAGCAAATTACCGCACCCCAATGGTATGGGGGGATTATTCAGGAATTAGTCAGCGGTTTTAAGCTACAAATAAATCGGCGCAGTTGGTTAAAAGAACGTGATGATCTTTCTCCTCTTCAGTGCTTAAATCAATTTATCGAAACGGTATTACTGACGCAGATTCAGGAAAAAATTGTTATTTTTATCGATGAAATTGATAACGTGCTGGGTTTGAAGTTTTCCACTGACGAATTTTTTGCCCTGATTCGCCACTGCTATGAAAGTCGAGCTATCAAGCCAGCCTATAG includes the following:
- a CDS encoding PatA/PatG family cyanobactin maturation protease, whose protein sequence is MTKNTKTNNKPMGYGVSQITAEVAGFSDITALPGLQSLWAESLGNPRICVAVLDGLVDQSHPCFDGAQFTRLPTLVSGVADQGTASQHGTHVTSVIFGQHGSPIRGIAPGCRGLIVPVFTNGSQGGVTPCSQIDLARAITQAVEQGANVINISGGQLAASSESDKLLANAVRLCADNNVLIVAAAGNDGCDCLHVPAALESVLAVGAMDFSGNPIGFSNWGEVYRSQGILAPGENILGAIPGGGTATRSGTSFATPIVSGLVALLLSIQLQRGQKPDPHAIRDAILKTALPCNLQKSLDSRRCLVGSLNIAGVEALIKKEGIQQMSNQEEVMIQPSEVNNIEQEVINQLTEPVMQIPNLQESSYSIPMMNLQPASANVVPSSVAPSECTTCAENANSENAKKTPAIQIVYALGTLGIDYSTEARRDSFIQAIPPGSSLSDYLDQNPYEAQSLIWTLSLDATPIYAIFPMGAYATFGYDRLRQILAEGDSVERISVPGRITGSIKLMSGQTVPVLVPELRGIYSWTIPALMDSLVAAYPAQTRENLTAKVREYLERIYYEYRNLGVTPQERALNFSATNAFQVTQVLASAVDSQLGLNSIGVTKSPICRAGSDCYDVTLQFFNLEDSRRSGKVYRFTVDVSEVIPVTIGSVRSWSVSS